Proteins found in one Pelobacter seleniigenes DSM 18267 genomic segment:
- the arsJ gene encoding organoarsenical effux MFS transporter ArsJ, translated as MTSDIRNYSLVTGAYWGFTLTDGALRMLVLLHFYRLGYSPTQIALLFLLYEFCGVVTNLIGGWIGSHLGLKVTLFVGLALQIVALGALALLNPAWPITFSVAYVMLLQALSGIAKDLTKMSSKSAIKVLVPGDQDNILFKWVALLTGSKNALKGAGFFLGGLLLSTVGFRPALLLMAAGLAFVLLATVLALPGNIGMAKKKTKFSAILSKSRDINLLSAARLFLFGSRDIWFVVGLPVFLSVTLGWNNTQVGAFMALWVIGYGGVQVLAPRILKRFLKGGTPQGGTASGGAFALSVLTAVIALGIWFELSPWLTVVTGLTLFGMVFAINSSVHSYLILAYSETDNTTLNVGFYYMANAAGRLIGTLFSGLMFQAGGLVGCLWLSAGFLVIASGLSLNLPRGSNRVGIQRA; from the coding sequence ATGACCAGCGACATCCGCAATTATAGCCTGGTGACCGGCGCCTACTGGGGGTTCACCTTAACCGATGGCGCTCTGCGCATGCTGGTATTGCTACATTTTTACCGGCTCGGCTACAGCCCGACCCAGATCGCCCTGCTGTTTCTGCTCTACGAATTCTGCGGCGTGGTCACCAACCTGATCGGAGGCTGGATCGGCTCCCACCTGGGTTTGAAAGTGACCCTGTTTGTTGGCCTGGCCCTGCAGATTGTCGCCTTGGGCGCCCTGGCCCTGCTTAATCCGGCCTGGCCGATAACCTTCTCGGTCGCCTACGTCATGCTGCTGCAGGCACTCTCCGGGATTGCCAAAGACCTGACCAAAATGAGCAGCAAAAGCGCCATCAAGGTTCTGGTTCCGGGAGATCAGGACAATATCCTGTTCAAATGGGTCGCCCTGCTGACCGGCTCGAAAAATGCCCTCAAGGGAGCCGGCTTTTTCCTGGGTGGATTGCTGCTCTCAACGGTCGGATTCCGACCGGCGCTGTTGCTGATGGCCGCCGGGCTCGCTTTCGTGCTGCTGGCCACGGTGCTGGCACTGCCCGGCAATATCGGCATGGCCAAAAAGAAGACCAAATTCAGCGCCATCCTGTCCAAAAGCCGCGACATTAACCTGCTCTCTGCGGCGCGCCTGTTCCTGTTCGGCTCCAGGGATATCTGGTTTGTGGTCGGACTGCCGGTTTTTCTGTCCGTCACCCTTGGCTGGAACAATACCCAGGTCGGCGCTTTTATGGCCCTTTGGGTGATCGGCTACGGCGGCGTGCAGGTCCTGGCTCCCAGGATTCTGAAGCGCTTTTTAAAAGGAGGTACCCCCCAAGGCGGCACAGCCAGTGGCGGAGCCTTTGCTTTAAGTGTTCTGACTGCGGTTATCGCTCTCGGTATTTGGTTCGAGCTATCACCATGGTTGACGGTGGTGACCGGTCTGACGTTGTTCGGGATGGTGTTTGCCATCAACTCCTCGGTCCACTCTTACTTAATCCTTGCCTACAGCGAGACGGATAACACCACCCTGAATGTTGGCTTCTATTATATGGCAAACGCCGCCGGTCGTCTGATCGGTACACTCTTTTCGGGATTGATGTTTCAGGCGGGCGGTCTGGTAGGCTGCCTCTGGCTGTCAGCCGGTTTTCTGGTGATAGCCAGCGGGTTATCTCTCAACTTGCCTCGTGGCAGCAACAGGGTAGGAATTCAGAGAGCTTGA
- a CDS encoding ABC transporter substrate-binding protein, with protein MEHEYRFSGYALFWWACLLLVLAGPAAAEPTRNLTILTSFPPRFYTPFVEQFERLYPSIQVSVLNKKTTAALDEIHRGNARNLDIFWSSSADAFDLLKSEQALQKTVHRRDFPLVSINNIKLDDPDGFFYGFALSGVGWMWNNQYLRKESLPIPQRWSDLTRPIYYGHLAMSTPARSGTTHMIVENFLQELGWEQGWQQLLLLSGNFATVTARSFSVPEGISSGRFGIGLVIDFLALARQSDNIRFRYGAPVFPVPASIARLKGGRNEREADLFMDFILSLDGQRILLQPDISRLPVAEELFPPAGARTSNLLELLGHQQVRAFAVTLSRQRYHLVNELFDRMITFKLRERRTLWRRLIELEKNWQRDHQQLQSLKQKVLALLVALPVTAAQSRDPAFIAGLGLEQDGESSQADHRATIHRWDAFIEQNLAQAKTLLEAAENTPQQQADRP; from the coding sequence ATGGAGCATGAATATCGTTTTTCCGGGTACGCTCTTTTCTGGTGGGCCTGCTTGTTGCTGGTTCTGGCCGGACCGGCAGCTGCTGAACCGACCCGGAATCTCACTATTCTAACCTCCTTTCCGCCGCGCTTTTACACCCCTTTTGTGGAACAGTTCGAACGTCTTTACCCGTCCATTCAAGTCTCGGTCCTGAATAAAAAAACCACCGCGGCCCTGGATGAAATTCATCGCGGAAACGCCCGCAACCTGGACATTTTCTGGTCTTCTTCGGCGGATGCCTTTGATCTGCTGAAGTCGGAACAGGCCTTGCAAAAAACCGTTCACCGGCGCGATTTCCCGTTGGTCTCCATCAATAATATCAAGCTTGACGACCCGGACGGCTTCTTTTACGGGTTCGCCCTCTCCGGCGTCGGTTGGATGTGGAACAATCAGTACCTGCGCAAGGAGAGCCTGCCGATCCCGCAGCGCTGGAGCGACCTGACCCGGCCGATCTATTATGGCCACCTCGCCATGTCGACCCCGGCGCGCTCCGGCACCACGCATATGATTGTCGAAAATTTCCTGCAGGAGTTGGGCTGGGAGCAAGGCTGGCAGCAATTACTGCTGCTGTCCGGCAACTTTGCCACGGTCACCGCCCGCAGCTTCAGTGTTCCGGAAGGGATCAGCAGCGGCCGATTCGGCATCGGCCTGGTTATCGATTTCCTGGCCCTGGCCAGACAGTCAGATAATATCCGCTTTCGCTATGGAGCACCGGTTTTCCCGGTGCCGGCCTCCATTGCCCGACTTAAAGGCGGCAGGAATGAGCGGGAAGCCGATCTGTTCATGGACTTCATCCTCAGCCTGGACGGACAACGCATCCTGCTGCAGCCCGATATCAGCCGCCTGCCCGTTGCGGAAGAGCTTTTTCCTCCGGCCGGCGCACGGACTTCGAACCTGCTAGAACTGTTAGGGCACCAGCAAGTGCGGGCGTTTGCGGTGACCCTGTCCCGTCAGCGCTATCACCTGGTCAATGAGCTGTTCGACCGCATGATCACTTTTAAACTGCGGGAAAGGCGGACCCTGTGGCGTCGGCTGATCGAGCTGGAAAAAAATTGGCAGCGGGATCACCAGCAACTGCAAAGCCTGAAACAAAAGGTCTTAGCTCTGCTCGTCGCCCTGCCGGTCACTGCCGCACAGAGCCGTGATCCGGCCTTCATCGCCGGGCTCGGTCTGGAGCAGGACGGAGAGTCCTCCCAGGCCGACCACCGCGCCACCATCCACCGTTGGGACGCTTTCATCGAACAGAACCTGGCCCAAGCCAAAACGCTGCTCGAGGCTGCGGAAAATACTCCGCAGCAACAGGCGGACCGCCCATGA
- a CDS encoding ATP-binding protein, whose translation MLIKAEGKLYGLQEKLDVQLKNYKLLYELNRNINSTFDIGKIFEFAVDHVVHNLEHERVFFLRHDTQNSVYRAFAVEGYYEAADEQRLMNLRLSDDDVLFQSLLAGAEYHFCKKDSSDLASYREKFCMQEFFIFPLGSQSPFFAFLVVGNSGENSGFYQPVEESEDDLLRLGNLVGLLSSRVDNFISFGNMEKALELERRAELKFRDLFENASEGIVQITGAGEVLSCNPAAANILGYSCPQAVIGKVNFLERMFVRPQRQNELFVELRQGRNVHNFEAELWRWDGSRHWVQIGARPVLDETGNILSVDGIFLDISERKKAEAALQSLNEELEQRVKVRTSELEAANRGLHSLTVQLEKTLAELKSAQSKVLQQEKMASIGQLAAGVAHEINNPMGFIISNLNTLKKYLSKTENFIQSQSAAIDTLPANSATDEIIADLAQQRKQLKLDFIVEDQQQLIDESLDGAERVKQIVQSLKSFSRIDEAEFKLADINEGLESTIRVVWNELKYKAKLTREFSSLPEVYCNQGQLNQVVMNLLINAAHAIENNGEIKISTSVAEQNVYISIADNGSGIPQHLLGRIFEPFYTTKDVGQGTGLGLSIAYDIIKQHNGEIFVESELGKGTIFTLRLPLGSIDCAKG comes from the coding sequence ATGCTGATCAAGGCTGAGGGAAAGCTTTATGGACTCCAGGAAAAGCTTGATGTTCAGCTAAAAAATTATAAATTGTTGTATGAGCTTAATCGGAATATCAATTCGACATTTGATATTGGTAAGATCTTCGAGTTTGCCGTTGACCATGTTGTCCACAATCTCGAACACGAAAGAGTCTTTTTCCTGAGGCACGATACACAAAACAGTGTTTATCGTGCCTTTGCCGTTGAAGGCTATTACGAAGCCGCAGATGAACAGCGCCTGATGAACCTCAGACTGAGTGACGACGATGTGCTGTTTCAATCCCTTTTGGCTGGAGCCGAGTATCATTTCTGTAAAAAAGACTCCTCGGACCTCGCATCATACCGGGAAAAATTTTGCATGCAGGAGTTTTTTATTTTTCCTCTCGGATCACAGTCGCCGTTTTTCGCTTTTCTCGTCGTCGGCAACTCAGGTGAAAATTCAGGGTTCTATCAGCCTGTCGAGGAGAGTGAAGACGACCTGTTGCGGTTGGGCAATCTGGTTGGTTTGCTGTCGTCCCGGGTAGACAATTTTATCTCTTTCGGCAATATGGAAAAAGCTCTTGAGCTGGAGCGCCGTGCCGAGCTCAAATTCCGGGATCTTTTTGAAAATGCCTCGGAAGGTATTGTTCAGATTACCGGGGCAGGTGAGGTGTTGAGTTGTAACCCGGCTGCGGCGAATATTCTCGGCTACTCGTGCCCCCAAGCCGTTATCGGTAAAGTGAATTTTTTAGAGCGGATGTTTGTTCGCCCGCAACGACAGAATGAGCTTTTTGTAGAATTGCGTCAGGGCCGGAACGTCCATAATTTCGAAGCAGAACTTTGGCGTTGGGACGGTTCCAGACATTGGGTGCAGATCGGGGCTCGACCTGTTCTTGACGAAACAGGTAACATTCTTTCGGTCGATGGGATTTTTCTGGATATTTCAGAACGTAAGAAGGCTGAAGCCGCATTGCAGAGTCTTAACGAAGAGCTGGAGCAGAGGGTTAAAGTCCGCACCAGTGAGCTTGAAGCCGCCAATCGGGGATTGCATTCTCTGACGGTTCAGTTGGAAAAGACCTTGGCTGAACTAAAATCCGCCCAGTCAAAGGTTCTGCAACAGGAGAAAATGGCATCTATCGGCCAACTGGCAGCAGGCGTTGCTCATGAGATTAATAATCCAATGGGGTTTATCATCAGTAATCTTAACACGCTGAAAAAATATCTGAGCAAAACCGAGAATTTTATTCAGTCCCAAAGTGCGGCTATTGATACCTTACCAGCGAACAGTGCCACGGATGAAATCATTGCGGATTTAGCGCAGCAGCGCAAACAGCTCAAACTGGATTTTATTGTGGAGGATCAACAGCAACTGATTGATGAATCACTGGATGGCGCCGAGCGGGTGAAGCAAATAGTGCAAAGCCTGAAGAGCTTTTCTCGAATCGACGAGGCCGAATTTAAGCTGGCTGATATTAACGAAGGGCTGGAAAGCACTATCCGAGTGGTCTGGAATGAACTGAAATATAAAGCGAAGCTGACCCGTGAATTCAGCTCTTTGCCTGAAGTCTATTGTAATCAGGGGCAGTTGAATCAGGTGGTGATGAATTTGCTGATCAACGCCGCGCATGCTATTGAGAATAATGGTGAAATCAAGATATCAACATCTGTTGCTGAACAGAATGTTTATATCAGTATTGCTGATAACGGGTCCGGCATCCCTCAGCATCTGTTGGGGCGGATATTCGAACCCTTTTATACGACAAAAGACGTCGGCCAGGGGACCGGACTCGGGCTGAGTATCGCTTATGATATTATCAAACAGCACAATGGCGAAATATTTGTCGAGAGTGAACTGGGAAAGGGGACGATATTTACTCTGCGCCTTCCCCTCGGCTCCATTGATTGTGCAAAAGGTTGA
- a CDS encoding spermidine synthase, which produces MALPWQVLDRVTVAGEGDLELRRRGKDDFLISIGPQILMNSKAQRSELALGRLGCSKIGQHPAPQVLVGGLGMAITLRAVLDALPASAAVTVAELNAQVYQWCLGPLAELTDHACADPRVKVQITDVAELIKTAPAGSFDAIILDLYRGPHPRTDQRNDPLYGSRAIEYYRTRLKTGGVLTVWGENPDAGFERRLRAAGFAVRCERPGKGGYRHAVWVAEKKTACKHPGNPDNN; this is translated from the coding sequence ATGGCACTACCCTGGCAGGTCCTCGACCGGGTTACGGTTGCAGGCGAAGGGGATCTTGAATTGCGGCGTCGCGGCAAAGACGATTTCCTGATCAGCATCGGCCCGCAGATCCTGATGAACAGCAAGGCGCAACGTTCCGAGCTGGCCCTTGGCCGACTCGGCTGCAGTAAAATCGGCCAGCATCCCGCGCCGCAGGTGCTGGTCGGCGGCCTGGGCATGGCTATCACCCTGCGCGCGGTGCTGGATGCGCTGCCCGCCAGTGCCGCAGTCACGGTTGCCGAATTGAACGCGCAGGTCTACCAGTGGTGCCTCGGTCCCCTGGCCGAACTGACCGACCATGCTTGCGCTGATCCCAGAGTCAAGGTGCAGATCACCGATGTCGCCGAGTTGATCAAAACCGCGCCCGCCGGCAGCTTCGATGCGATCATCCTCGATCTCTATCGCGGGCCCCACCCGCGGACCGACCAGCGCAACGACCCGCTTTACGGCAGCCGGGCCATCGAATATTATCGAACCAGGCTGAAGACCGGCGGAGTCCTTACCGTCTGGGGCGAGAACCCCGATGCCGGCTTTGAACGACGCCTGCGTGCGGCCGGATTTGCGGTGCGCTGTGAACGTCCCGGCAAGGGTGGCTATCGCCATGCCGTCTGGGTGGCGGAAAAGAAAACCGCCTGCAAGCACCCGGGCAACCCCGACAACAATTAA
- a CDS encoding GreA/GreB family elongation factor — translation MNKEALRQQIIDKLQADRALLLQAARTAHAAATHEENIPDNKYATLALEASYIAQGQADRANEISAALTLFKQLELKEFSAESSIRLSAVVTLEDDAGQTRTLFIAPAAGGQLLSCQGTEVRVITPDSPLGKKLLGRCCGDVVTMPGNPPREFEIIAVC, via the coding sequence ATGAACAAAGAAGCCCTGCGTCAACAAATCATCGACAAACTCCAGGCCGATCGTGCCCTGCTGCTACAGGCGGCCAGAACCGCCCATGCTGCAGCGACTCACGAAGAAAACATTCCTGACAATAAATATGCCACTCTGGCCCTTGAAGCATCGTACATCGCCCAAGGGCAGGCGGATCGGGCCAATGAAATCAGCGCAGCCCTGACCCTGTTCAAACAGTTGGAACTCAAGGAATTCAGCGCCGAGTCAAGCATTCGCCTGAGTGCAGTGGTCACCCTTGAAGACGACGCCGGTCAAACCCGAACCCTGTTCATCGCACCCGCGGCCGGCGGACAGCTGCTCTCCTGCCAGGGAACCGAGGTCAGGGTTATCACCCCAGACTCCCCGCTGGGGAAAAAACTGCTCGGCCGCTGCTGCGGCGATGTGGTCACCATGCCCGGCAATCCACCCCGGGAGTTTGAAATCATCGCAGTTTGCTAA
- a CDS encoding ArsJ-associated glyceraldehyde-3-phosphate dehydrogenase gives MSIRVGINGFGRMGRLALRAAWDWPEIEIVHINEVKGGPETAAHLLEFDSVHGRWDRQITAAADSISIAERRIGFSAAAIPGDVPWADFGVDIVIEASGKFRTPATLEPYFTGGVKKVIVAAPVKEGALNIVMGVNDHLYQPAEHHLLTAASCTTNCLAPVVKVLHEQIGIEHGVITTIHDMTNTQVVVDAPHKDLRRARAGSMSLIPTTTGSATAITLIYPELKGKLNGHAIRVPLLTGSLTDAVFEMTRKVSATEINALFEQAAGNELKGILGIEYRPLVSIDFKSDPRSCIIDAPSTMVVNETQLKVYAWYDNEMGYANRLMELCRKVALSL, from the coding sequence ATGAGTATTCGTGTCGGTATTAACGGCTTCGGCCGCATGGGCCGGTTGGCACTACGTGCCGCCTGGGACTGGCCAGAGATCGAGATTGTCCATATCAATGAAGTCAAGGGCGGACCGGAAACGGCGGCCCACCTTCTTGAATTCGATTCGGTCCACGGGCGCTGGGACCGGCAGATTACGGCTGCTGCCGACAGCATCAGCATCGCCGAACGGCGAATCGGTTTTTCCGCCGCAGCCATCCCTGGCGACGTCCCCTGGGCCGACTTCGGTGTGGATATCGTCATTGAGGCGTCCGGAAAATTTCGCACCCCTGCCACCCTGGAGCCTTACTTTACCGGCGGCGTCAAAAAAGTGATCGTTGCCGCACCGGTCAAAGAGGGCGCCCTCAATATCGTCATGGGAGTCAACGACCACCTCTATCAACCGGCCGAGCATCACCTGCTGACCGCCGCGTCCTGCACCACCAACTGCCTGGCCCCGGTGGTCAAGGTTCTCCACGAGCAGATCGGTATCGAGCATGGGGTGATCACAACGATTCATGACATGACCAACACTCAAGTTGTGGTTGATGCCCCTCACAAAGACCTGCGCCGGGCTCGCGCCGGCAGCATGTCCCTGATCCCGACCACTACCGGCAGCGCCACCGCCATCACCCTGATCTATCCGGAGCTGAAGGGAAAACTCAATGGCCACGCCATTCGCGTCCCGCTGTTGACCGGTTCCCTCACCGATGCGGTTTTTGAGATGACCAGGAAAGTCAGCGCCACCGAGATCAACGCCCTGTTCGAGCAGGCCGCCGGCAACGAACTCAAAGGGATCCTCGGCATCGAGTATCGGCCCCTGGTCTCCATCGATTTCAAAAGCGATCCCCGCTCCTGCATCATCGACGCACCATCGACCATGGTGGTGAATGAGACCCAGCTGAAAGTTTACGCCTGGTACGACAATGAAATGGGCTACGCCAACCGGCTCATGGAGTTGTGCCGCAAAGTGGCCTTGAGCCTTTAG
- a CDS encoding ABC-F family ATP-binding cassette domain-containing protein, producing MISAHNVALAYGKRVIFKDVNIKFIPGNCYGLIGANGAGKSTFLKILAGEAEADKGEISVGPGERIAMLRQDHFAFDEHSVIDTVMMGHERLFQVKAEREAIYAKAEFTDEDGVRSGELEAEFAELNGYEAEAEAAVLLNGLGIPEELRHKPMKELEGGEKVRVLLAQALFGNPDILLLDEPTNHLDLKSINWLEDFLARFQNTVIVVSHDRHFLNQVCTHVADIDFGKITVYVGNYDFWYEASQLALKQRQEENRKTTDKANELKEFIQRFSSNASKAKQATSRKKLLEKLTIEDMPVSSRKYPFVIFKPERSCGDVILEIKDLCKTVDGVKVLDNFSLTLNKGDKVAFIGADSLTKTTLFQILAGELQPDSGSFRWGVTITPAFFPIDNSSYFTKDLSLIDWLLQFAPTEGESFARGFLGRMLFSGDEAKKNATVLSGGEKVRCMLAKMMLTEANALVFDEPTNHLDLESITALNNGLMAFSEVVLFTSHDHKFLSTVANRIIEFTPAGFIDRMLTFDEYLASSEVERMRAEHYQGEADLKL from the coding sequence ATGATCAGTGCTCATAACGTGGCCCTTGCCTATGGCAAACGGGTCATTTTCAAAGATGTCAATATCAAGTTTATCCCCGGCAACTGTTACGGACTGATTGGCGCCAATGGTGCCGGAAAATCAACTTTTCTGAAGATTCTCGCCGGAGAAGCGGAAGCCGACAAGGGGGAAATCTCCGTCGGCCCCGGCGAACGCATCGCCATGCTCCGCCAGGACCACTTCGCGTTTGATGAACACAGCGTCATCGACACGGTCATGATGGGGCATGAACGCCTCTTCCAGGTCAAAGCCGAGCGCGAAGCGATCTATGCAAAAGCTGAGTTCACCGATGAAGACGGGGTCCGTTCCGGGGAACTGGAAGCCGAATTTGCAGAACTGAACGGCTACGAGGCCGAAGCCGAAGCGGCCGTGCTGCTGAACGGCCTGGGGATTCCGGAAGAGCTGCGCCATAAACCGATGAAGGAACTCGAAGGGGGAGAAAAAGTTCGTGTCCTGCTCGCCCAGGCCCTGTTCGGCAACCCCGACATCCTGCTCCTTGACGAACCGACCAACCACCTTGACCTCAAATCGATCAACTGGCTGGAAGATTTCCTGGCCCGTTTCCAAAATACCGTGATTGTGGTCTCCCATGACCGGCATTTTCTCAACCAGGTCTGTACCCATGTCGCGGACATCGATTTCGGCAAGATCACCGTCTATGTCGGCAACTACGATTTCTGGTATGAAGCCAGCCAGCTGGCCCTGAAGCAACGCCAGGAGGAAAACCGCAAGACCACCGACAAGGCCAACGAGCTCAAGGAATTCATCCAGCGCTTCAGCTCCAACGCCTCCAAGGCCAAGCAGGCGACCTCACGCAAAAAGCTCCTCGAAAAACTGACCATCGAAGACATGCCGGTCTCCTCGCGCAAGTACCCCTTTGTCATCTTCAAACCGGAGCGGTCCTGCGGCGATGTCATCCTCGAGATCAAGGACCTGTGCAAAACCGTGGACGGGGTTAAGGTGCTGGACAACTTCAGCCTGACCCTCAACAAGGGGGACAAGGTCGCCTTTATTGGCGCCGACAGCCTGACCAAAACCACCCTGTTCCAGATCCTGGCCGGGGAACTGCAGCCCGACAGCGGCAGTTTCCGCTGGGGAGTCACCATCACTCCGGCCTTTTTCCCCATCGATAACAGCAGCTACTTTACCAAGGACCTCAGTCTCATCGACTGGCTGCTGCAGTTTGCGCCGACCGAAGGGGAAAGTTTCGCCCGCGGCTTTCTGGGCCGGATGCTGTTCTCCGGCGATGAAGCCAAGAAGAACGCGACGGTCCTCTCCGGTGGCGAGAAAGTTCGCTGCATGCTGGCCAAGATGATGCTGACCGAAGCGAACGCTCTGGTCTTTGACGAACCGACCAACCACCTGGACCTGGAATCGATCACCGCCCTGAACAACGGGCTGATGGCCTTCTCCGAAGTGGTCCTGTTCACCAGCCATGACCACAAGTTCCTGTCCACCGTCGCCAACCGGATCATCGAATTCACCCCGGCCGGTTTTATCGACCGGATGCTGACCTTTGACGAATACCTGGCCAGCAGCGAGGTGGAGCGCATGCGCGCCGAGCATTATCAGGGCGAAGCGGATCTGAAACTCTAA
- a CDS encoding FIST signal transduction protein encodes MGTTVGVGFSDHRNPLKAGEEAVERALTQAAIIQPDFVLVFATVGYKQEALLNAIRKASGGAPVSGCSGEGVITHETATESNFGVSVMVFCSDELRFERFLIEDISDSAAAGETLAGQLNSVAARDSLACLLFADGLTFNFDPFINSFKRCLTLPLPVFGGLAADNWTSRKTYQYHDDLVLSNGLSCILISGQGRLSWGVSHGCIPVGSERMVTRCRENVIQEIDGTPALSALQGYLSEDWQEQWSKASLNLCLGFPAPTEIKGEYGEYVIRYMPSKNDQDGSVTIQSEVAEGTRFWIVRRDKELIRKELCEVSEKIRQDFSGQKPKFILQFECSGRGKVVFREQEKNDLIRSLQQEVGADVPWLGFYTYGEIAPVGGLNCFHNFTSVILAVI; translated from the coding sequence ATGGGAACAACTGTTGGTGTCGGCTTCAGTGATCACAGGAACCCGCTTAAAGCTGGTGAAGAGGCTGTTGAACGAGCACTGACCCAGGCAGCAATCATCCAGCCTGATTTTGTCCTGGTCTTTGCGACGGTTGGATATAAACAGGAAGCCCTTCTTAATGCTATCCGTAAAGCGAGCGGCGGAGCTCCGGTGAGTGGTTGCTCGGGTGAAGGGGTCATCACTCACGAAACCGCTACTGAATCAAACTTTGGCGTTTCCGTCATGGTTTTTTGCTCGGATGAGCTGCGCTTTGAGCGGTTTCTGATTGAAGATATTTCCGACTCTGCGGCGGCCGGGGAAACCCTGGCCGGCCAGCTCAATTCTGTAGCCGCCCGGGATTCCCTGGCCTGTCTTTTGTTCGCCGATGGGTTGACGTTCAATTTCGACCCCTTTATCAATTCATTTAAACGATGCCTGACCTTGCCGCTCCCTGTTTTTGGCGGGCTGGCCGCTGATAATTGGACCTCCCGAAAGACCTATCAATATCATGATGACCTGGTCCTGTCCAACGGGCTGTCCTGCATTCTTATCTCCGGGCAGGGGCGCCTTTCCTGGGGGGTCAGTCATGGTTGTATCCCGGTTGGAAGCGAGCGGATGGTGACCAGGTGCCGGGAAAATGTCATTCAGGAAATTGATGGGACTCCGGCGCTTTCCGCCCTTCAGGGGTATTTAAGTGAAGACTGGCAGGAGCAATGGAGTAAAGCATCATTGAATCTATGCCTGGGGTTCCCGGCTCCGACGGAGATCAAAGGTGAATATGGCGAGTATGTTATTCGCTATATGCCGAGTAAAAATGATCAGGACGGCAGCGTGACAATCCAGTCGGAGGTTGCCGAAGGGACCCGTTTCTGGATCGTTCGGCGGGATAAGGAGCTGATTCGTAAAGAATTGTGTGAGGTATCAGAAAAAATCAGGCAGGATTTTTCCGGACAGAAACCGAAATTTATTCTCCAGTTCGAATGCAGCGGACGGGGCAAGGTTGTGTTCCGCGAACAGGAGAAAAATGATCTGATTCGCTCGTTGCAACAGGAGGTGGGCGCCGATGTGCCATGGCTCGGTTTTTACACCTACGGAGAGATTGCTCCGGTCGGCGGATTGAATTGTTTTCATAATTTTACCTCGGTCATTCTTGCTGTCATTTGA